In Thermococcus zilligii AN1, a genomic segment contains:
- a CDS encoding carbohydrate kinase family protein — protein MLDVLSIGEVLVDLKIINGKISMHTGGSCLNVSFYSWQAGAKSSFIGTIGDDFLGTYIKKELEELDFRPALSVVDRNTTLVLIKAERETPIPIIYRGADMFITKEQLEETWKDARIVHTSAFALSLSPAKETILEALKSAKENGALISVDPNYRRWIWKKWGADEKALLEAISLADLVKPSLDDARELLGRKDPIDVLWGFKSLGAKNVILSMGSKGVIALTEEGRYIRVPAEKAELVDPTGAGDSLLGTVLAKLSQGYDMEEAIRSGVKVASKVVSAEGTLVKVR, from the coding sequence ATGCTGGACGTGCTATCAATCGGAGAGGTACTGGTAGACCTGAAGATTATAAACGGGAAGATTAGCATGCACACTGGGGGCTCCTGCCTCAACGTTTCCTTTTATTCCTGGCAGGCAGGGGCGAAGTCCTCGTTTATAGGTACTATAGGGGATGACTTCCTTGGTACCTATATAAAGAAGGAGCTCGAGGAATTGGACTTCAGGCCGGCGCTCTCGGTTGTCGATCGCAACACGACCCTTGTGCTAATAAAGGCCGAGAGGGAGACCCCAATCCCGATAATCTACAGGGGAGCGGACATGTTCATAACAAAGGAGCAGCTGGAGGAGACATGGAAGGACGCAAGGATTGTGCACACATCGGCCTTTGCCCTCTCCCTCTCTCCGGCCAAAGAAACGATATTGGAGGCGCTGAAATCCGCCAAAGAAAATGGAGCTTTAATCTCCGTTGATCCAAACTACAGAAGGTGGATATGGAAAAAGTGGGGAGCGGACGAGAAGGCTCTACTTGAGGCCATTTCACTTGCAGACCTCGTCAAGCCCTCCCTCGACGACGCCAGGGAGCTGCTAGGACGCAAGGACCCAATAGACGTTCTGTGGGGCTTTAAAAGCCTGGGGGCCAAAAATGTCATTCTGAGCATGGGCTCGAAGGGTGTTATAGCTCTCACCGAGGAGGGCAGGTACATCAGGGTACCGGCAGAGAAGGCAGAGCTGGTTGACCCAACGGGGGCAGGGGACTCGCTTCTGGGGACGGTGCTGGCAAAGCTCTCACAGGGCTACGACATGGAAGAGGCTATAAGATCCGGGGTAAAAGTTGCCTCAAAGGTCGTCAGTGCGGAGGGAACACTGGTAAAGGTGAGGTAA
- a CDS encoding carbohydrate ABC transporter permease, with the protein MYGVRTRIKISIKSLLTHAVLWIFVGIILVPILWTFFTSLKTPVEIAHGTVLPEAWRWENYRIAWEQADFPRKFLNSFIVAITVTLGQIVTSAMAGYALARMEFRGRDLIFNVAITSMLISEQIIIVPLYVMLAKFGWIDSYKGLAIPWFFNGFGVFLFRQFFLTIPKDIEEAAIVDGASRFRILWQIMLPLATPAVLTLFMFTFIAEWNSLFKWLIIVKSPEMRNVQLGLTIFQEQFIAQYNLLTAATILVSLPSVILFLIGQRYYIKGIATTGVKG; encoded by the coding sequence ATGTACGGGGTCAGGACACGTATAAAAATCTCAATAAAGAGCCTGTTAACCCATGCAGTCCTCTGGATCTTCGTCGGGATAATTTTGGTTCCAATTCTCTGGACGTTCTTCACGTCTCTGAAGACCCCTGTGGAGATAGCACACGGAACTGTCCTCCCGGAAGCCTGGAGATGGGAAAATTACAGAATAGCATGGGAGCAGGCAGATTTCCCGAGAAAATTCTTAAATAGCTTCATCGTGGCGATAACGGTTACCCTCGGCCAGATAGTCACCTCTGCCATGGCCGGTTACGCCCTCGCTAGGATGGAGTTCAGGGGGAGGGATCTCATATTCAACGTCGCAATAACCTCAATGCTTATCTCCGAGCAGATCATTATAGTCCCACTCTACGTCATGCTCGCTAAGTTCGGGTGGATAGACTCTTACAAGGGACTCGCGATCCCGTGGTTCTTTAACGGCTTTGGAGTCTTCCTCTTTAGACAGTTCTTTCTCACAATCCCGAAGGACATAGAAGAAGCGGCAATAGTTGACGGGGCATCGAGGTTCAGGATACTATGGCAGATCATGCTCCCCCTGGCGACTCCAGCGGTGCTGACGCTCTTCATGTTCACCTTCATAGCGGAGTGGAACTCCCTCTTCAAGTGGCTGATCATTGTCAAGTCTCCGGAGATGAGGAACGTCCAGCTCGGCCTGACCATATTCCAAGAGCAGTTTATCGCCCAGTACAACCTCCTGACGGCGGCTACAATACTCGTTTCCCTGCCGTCGGTAATATTGTTCCTCATCGGTCAAAGGTACTACATCAAAGGTATTGCCACAACAGGAGTTAAGGGGTGA
- a CDS encoding TrmB family transcriptional regulator, with protein MESLLEQLKKFGFTKYEALAYITLLTYGPLTARGISQKGQIPYNRTYDVLTSLKERGFVEELESKARTFVAVEPEVAFHRYSRSLKELIDDIKKFAESMSVKEQKHAIWRFSSPEEVLLSLETMMKKAKFEFTLLAPKSFLPKVEDGLRGLLEKGVTVSIYTNEEPGLAAEGNVFIRLTDKIGHIIAMRDTAEVLVSPSLVFNVEEELPSGFKSNFPEIIFSHYIYLRDIFEESKPVSFALNGNGEIRFAVFYHAIQAIERLFAERVELDAEVHTTSGEVFRGRITDFTNTKIINNILLDTGERKILVGGPFSILEEYEEMGIVLYLKRTYLNEESRG; from the coding sequence GTGGAGAGCCTGCTGGAACAGCTCAAGAAGTTTGGGTTCACAAAGTACGAGGCCCTTGCCTACATAACCCTCCTCACCTACGGCCCCCTAACCGCCAGGGGTATTTCCCAGAAGGGCCAGATTCCATACAACCGGACATATGACGTCTTAACTTCCCTCAAAGAGAGAGGCTTCGTTGAGGAGCTGGAGAGCAAGGCTAGGACGTTCGTGGCGGTTGAGCCTGAAGTGGCATTCCACCGCTACAGCAGGTCGCTAAAGGAGCTGATAGATGATATCAAGAAGTTTGCAGAGAGCATGAGCGTCAAGGAACAGAAGCACGCGATATGGCGGTTCTCATCCCCCGAGGAAGTCCTCCTGAGCCTGGAAACCATGATGAAGAAGGCAAAGTTCGAGTTCACATTGCTCGCTCCGAAGAGCTTCCTCCCGAAGGTCGAGGACGGGCTCAGAGGGCTTCTGGAGAAAGGGGTCACGGTCTCAATCTACACGAACGAGGAGCCGGGCCTGGCCGCGGAGGGGAATGTCTTTATAAGACTGACCGACAAGATAGGGCACATAATCGCCATGAGGGACACCGCTGAGGTTCTTGTCTCCCCCAGTCTGGTCTTCAATGTTGAGGAGGAGCTGCCCTCCGGCTTCAAGTCCAACTTCCCGGAGATAATATTCTCCCACTACATTTATCTCAGGGACATCTTCGAAGAATCGAAGCCTGTGAGTTTCGCGTTGAATGGAAATGGCGAGATTAGGTTCGCGGTGTTCTACCACGCCATTCAGGCTATTGAAAGGCTGTTTGCCGAAAGAGTGGAGTTGGACGCAGAAGTCCACACAACCTCCGGAGAGGTGTTCAGAGGCAGGATTACCGACTTCACCAACACCAAAATAATAAACAATATCTTGTTGGACACAGGGGAGAGGAAGATCCTCGTTGGGGGGCCTTTCTCGATACTTGAGGAGTATGAAGAGATGGGTATCGTGCTTTACCTAAAAAGAACCTACCTCAAT
- a CDS encoding glycosyltransferase → MKVAMVTPHGDPLGKLGEPDTGGQCVYVKELSRHLGALGVKVDIFTRQRGGRKEIEYINENVRVIRIECGPEGFIPKEKLMPYLPEFTDKVSEYFKKEGYDIVHTHYWDGGFVGMELKERHGVKMVHTSHSLGILKAKALGDFEPYRERIELEKRIYETSNAIVATTEIEKKDIASLYRVDEGKIYVIPIGVDTTFYKPLGDKKELKRELSLPEVPLVFTLARLDPRKGLDLLIKSVPYIKEYYQRDFLVLISTGTGAKEEEKEMNKLLSLIEELKVKEHVKIIPAIEPVSMVPKYYSAADVFVLPSPYEPFGIVMLEAMACKAPIVATKFGGPAEVLQDGYDGFLVDPKDSKEMGKKIALLLEDEELRQIFAERAYRKVTEKYSWDSVAREMRNLYEKLWGERHAGRAINRRGTGRPEDYKRED, encoded by the coding sequence ATGAAAGTTGCTATGGTAACTCCCCACGGTGATCCCCTTGGAAAGCTCGGCGAGCCCGATACGGGCGGCCAGTGCGTCTATGTTAAGGAACTGAGCAGGCACTTGGGGGCTTTGGGAGTAAAGGTTGACATATTCACGAGACAGAGGGGTGGAAGGAAGGAGATAGAGTACATAAACGAGAACGTCAGAGTCATCAGAATAGAGTGCGGACCCGAGGGTTTCATCCCCAAGGAGAAGCTCATGCCTTACCTGCCAGAGTTTACGGACAAAGTTTCCGAGTACTTCAAGAAAGAGGGTTACGATATTGTTCACACCCACTACTGGGACGGCGGCTTTGTGGGAATGGAACTCAAGGAGCGCCACGGGGTTAAGATGGTTCACACCTCCCACTCGCTGGGTATCCTGAAGGCAAAGGCTCTCGGCGACTTCGAGCCATACCGTGAAAGGATAGAACTTGAGAAGAGGATCTACGAGACAAGCAATGCAATAGTCGCTACAACGGAGATCGAGAAGAAGGACATTGCAAGCCTCTACAGGGTCGACGAGGGCAAGATATACGTCATCCCCATCGGCGTGGACACGACCTTCTACAAACCCCTGGGCGACAAAAAAGAGCTGAAGAGGGAGCTCAGCCTTCCAGAAGTCCCTCTGGTATTCACCCTCGCAAGGCTCGACCCCAGGAAGGGCCTCGACCTACTGATAAAGAGTGTCCCCTACATAAAGGAGTACTATCAAAGAGACTTTCTCGTGCTCATAAGCACCGGTACCGGGGCGAAGGAAGAGGAGAAGGAGATGAACAAGCTCCTAAGCCTCATTGAGGAGCTTAAAGTCAAGGAACACGTCAAAATCATTCCCGCAATAGAGCCCGTCAGTATGGTTCCTAAGTACTACTCAGCTGCGGACGTCTTCGTTCTGCCTTCACCCTACGAGCCCTTCGGGATAGTCATGCTCGAGGCTATGGCGTGCAAGGCTCCAATCGTCGCCACAAAGTTCGGGGGCCCGGCAGAGGTTCTCCAGGACGGCTACGACGGCTTCCTCGTTGACCCGAAGGACTCAAAGGAGATGGGCAAGAAGATAGCTTTACTGCTTGAGGACGAGGAGCTTAGGCAGATATTCGCCGAAAGAGCATACAGAAAGGTTACCGAAAAGTACTCTTGGGACAGTGTAGCTCGGGAAATGAGGAACCTTTACGAGAAGCTGTGGGGGGAAAGACATGCTGGACGTGCTATCAATCGGAGAGGTACTGGTAGACCTGAAGATTATAAACGGGAAGATTAG
- a CDS encoding carbohydrate ABC transporter permease, whose translation MAPALVILITFIIYPVLYLVYISFFNWRGLGAKEFVFLNNYKMILQRDEFRLVLKNTFIYILGVVPTTMILSLIAAVLLNSKIRLKSVYRTSIFSPTAISFVATGIIWVWMFNSDYGLVNRVLEALGFSPVDWLRSTSYAMLAVIIATVWARVGYFMVIYLAGLQTIPEDYYEAAEVDGATSFRKFLHITLPLLKPTHVLVLVMLTIFSFRDFDQIYTMTSGGPLMSTTTLAYYIYVLSFVRFRFSEGATVAVILLFIVIAVQYLQRKVFGEEAIY comes from the coding sequence TTGGCTCCTGCACTTGTAATTCTCATCACGTTCATCATATACCCAGTACTGTACCTCGTCTACATAAGCTTCTTCAATTGGAGGGGGCTTGGTGCGAAAGAGTTTGTTTTCCTCAACAACTACAAGATGATTCTTCAGCGGGATGAGTTTCGTCTCGTCCTGAAGAACACGTTCATTTATATCCTCGGCGTGGTTCCCACTACGATGATCCTCTCGCTCATCGCGGCGGTTCTTTTAAACTCCAAGATCAGGTTAAAAAGCGTTTACAGGACTTCAATCTTCTCCCCGACTGCCATTTCCTTCGTTGCGACGGGTATTATCTGGGTGTGGATGTTCAACTCGGACTACGGTCTCGTTAACCGCGTCCTCGAGGCCCTCGGGTTTTCACCCGTGGACTGGCTGAGGAGCACATCCTACGCGATGCTGGCGGTGATAATAGCCACGGTTTGGGCCAGAGTTGGTTACTTCATGGTGATTTACCTCGCTGGCCTGCAGACAATACCCGAGGATTACTACGAGGCTGCTGAGGTTGACGGAGCCACATCCTTCCGGAAGTTCCTCCATATAACCCTCCCGCTCCTCAAGCCAACCCACGTGCTGGTTCTGGTTATGCTCACAATATTCTCCTTCAGGGACTTCGACCAGATCTACACGATGACCAGCGGAGGGCCCCTGATGTCAACGACAACTCTAGCGTACTACATCTACGTCCTGAGCTTTGTGAGGTTCAGGTTCTCGGAGGGCGCCACTGTGGCTGTCATTCTGCTGTTCATTGTGATAGCAGTCCAGTACCTTCAGAGAAAAGTCTTTGGAGAGGAGGCGATATACTGA
- a CDS encoding ABC transporter substrate-binding protein — MQKKHLFGILFVGVLILGVIASGCISGQGTSTGTTTSSSGKVIELEFWHGIEAPENQKVLEDLINKFEAEHPSIKIKVVNYGAQDKAVTKIMAAVQAGTPPDLVWLNPAQTGFFAEAGVLAPVEDFIKNDPSFNKDDIYSGLWELGTYKGKIYTAPFDTNNLAIYYNKDLFREAGLDPEAYMGKALTWDEFRELAKKLTKDKNGDGKIDQYGFMVPFGTLEWTVWTWQVFLWSAGGELLSEDQSKPTFASDAGIKALQYWVDLVYKDKVAKLSDPDAGYKLDDFFAGRVAMTINGPWNYPVLKDQGWLNKTGVMLMPYDKRIATNIGGENLFIFKTTPEREQAAWEFAKFVMSPEFQVTWALKTGYLPVCKSALEDPEYKKFMQENPFIKIYVDNLQYGKARPPVPQYPDMSAAIGKAIEAALLQKKDPATALKEAQAEVEPLFKS, encoded by the coding sequence ATGCAGAAAAAACACCTCTTTGGGATTTTGTTCGTTGGTGTTTTGATTTTGGGAGTTATTGCCAGCGGATGTATCTCGGGACAAGGAACTTCAACAGGAACGACCACTTCTTCGAGTGGCAAAGTCATAGAGCTTGAGTTCTGGCATGGGATAGAAGCCCCAGAAAACCAGAAGGTTCTGGAAGACCTCATCAACAAGTTCGAGGCTGAGCACCCCAGCATCAAGATAAAAGTTGTTAACTATGGCGCTCAAGACAAGGCGGTTACCAAGATCATGGCCGCCGTTCAGGCGGGCACCCCACCGGACCTTGTCTGGCTCAACCCAGCCCAGACCGGATTCTTTGCAGAGGCTGGAGTTCTCGCCCCGGTTGAAGACTTCATAAAGAATGATCCCTCCTTTAACAAGGACGATATCTACTCAGGACTCTGGGAGCTTGGAACCTACAAGGGCAAGATATACACTGCTCCCTTCGACACCAACAACCTGGCCATCTACTATAACAAGGATCTCTTCAGGGAGGCCGGACTTGACCCCGAGGCCTACATGGGCAAAGCCCTGACCTGGGACGAGTTCAGGGAGCTGGCCAAGAAGCTCACAAAGGACAAGAACGGTGATGGTAAGATCGACCAGTACGGGTTCATGGTTCCCTTCGGAACTCTCGAGTGGACGGTCTGGACGTGGCAGGTCTTCCTCTGGTCGGCCGGTGGTGAGCTTCTCTCTGAAGACCAGAGCAAGCCAACCTTCGCTAGCGACGCCGGTATTAAGGCCCTCCAGTATTGGGTTGATCTCGTCTACAAGGATAAGGTTGCAAAGCTCAGCGACCCCGACGCGGGCTATAAGCTCGATGACTTCTTCGCCGGCAGGGTTGCAATGACCATAAACGGGCCTTGGAACTATCCCGTCCTGAAGGATCAGGGGTGGCTCAACAAGACCGGGGTTATGCTGATGCCCTACGACAAGAGGATAGCCACCAACATTGGCGGTGAGAACCTCTTTATATTCAAGACAACGCCCGAAAGGGAACAGGCTGCATGGGAGTTCGCCAAGTTCGTCATGAGCCCTGAGTTCCAGGTTACATGGGCGCTTAAGACTGGTTACCTCCCGGTATGTAAGAGCGCTCTCGAAGACCCTGAGTACAAGAAGTTCATGCAGGAGAACCCCTTCATAAAGATATACGTGGATAACCTGCAGTACGGTAAGGCCAGACCTCCAGTTCCGCAGTACCCGGACATGTCCGCGGCCATCGGAAAAGCCATTGAGGCAGCCCTGCTTCAGAAGAAGGATCCCGCCACCGCCCTCAAAGAGGCCCAGGCGGAAGTTGAACCCTTGTTCAAGTCCTGA